The region CCACCGCGTATGCATTTTCGCCATCCGGGTCGATGCTCTCGCAGCCGGGAATGCATGCGCGCAGGATTTCCGTATCGTTCAGCGCATCCCAGGCGTGCTGCTGAGAAACCGGCAGCGTATGGGTTTCACTTAATTCCATGGCGTTGCTCCTGCGGTTGTCGTGGCGGATAGGGTGACGCGAGGCGCGCGCGTGAGTTGCGCGAGATCGCGGCCAAACGCCGCCAGACTGTCTAGATTGTGAACCGGGCGATGCGCGTCGACATACGGCAGGATCGCCTGCACGCCGCGCGCTTTCGGTGAAAAACCGCTGAAACGCAGCAGCGGATTGAGCCACACGATACGGTGCGCGAAGCGGCGCAGGCGAGCCATTTCGGTGTCGAGCACCTCGATCGCTTCGTGATCGAGGCCGTCCGTGACGAGCAGCACGGTGGCTCTGCCCGTCAGCACGCGGCGCGCCCAGCGTCGGTTGAATTCGGCGAGCGCCGCGCCGATCCGTGTGCCGCCCGACCAGTCGACCACCTGATCGGTGAGCGTCGCGATTGCGACGTCGGGATCGCGCTCGCGTAGCGCGCGCGTCGCGTTGGTCAGGCGTGTGCCGAAAAGGAACACCTGCAGGCGCTCACGCGATTGCAGAAGCGCATGGCAGAAGTACAGGACCGCGCGCGAATAGTTGCTCATCGAGCCGGAGATATCGAGCAGCAACACGAGCGGTGGCTTGCGTTCCGCCACCGCGCGATATTTCCATACCGTCCAGTCGCCGCCTGCGCGCACTGCGTGCCGGGCGCTCGCGCGCAAATCGGCGTGGGTGCCGTGCGAGGCCGCCTTCAGGCGGCGCGTCGGTTCAGTGGCGAGCGGCAGACGCTGGCCTCGGATCAGATGACGCAACGTGCGCCATTCGTCAGCGGAAAGCGTGTCGAAATCGCGATGACGCAGCCGCTCTTCAGCACTGAAGGTGACGTGCGCATGCAGTTCGTGTTGTTCGGTTTCCTGCGGCGCTTTGCGGTGCGGCGAAGGCGGCGTGCGCACGGCAAGCGCGTCGGCGAGACGGTTGTTGCGTTTGGGTGGTGGCAGACCATCGCGGACTTTCGGCAGCAGCAGCGCGCGCAGCTTGCCTTCCCAATCCGGGTCGCGCCAGAACAGATCGAAGGCGGCATTGAAGAGGTCGCGTTCGTCCGGCGCGCAGACCAATAGCGTGGCGAGCGCGGCGCGCACATCGTCGCGCCGGCCGAGGTCGATCCAGTGCAACGCGGCGAGTGCATCGACGGCTTGCGCCGGCGACATCGGCAAGCCCGCGCCGCGCAGCACGCGCACAAAGTGCACGACGTTGCGGGCCAGGGTGGGCGTATCGGCCTGCGCGGCTGACCTGTCGATTGCGGCATTCATCGGACGCGCGCCGGCCTCGCTTGCGGGCGCTCCGCCGCCAGCCGACGCATCGTGGTCACCGTCCGTTGCCAGCGTCATCGCCGTTACTCCCGCACCGCGAGACATTGTGCGATCTGCGCGGCATCGACGCGCGCCAGATCGTCCTGATACTTGAGCAGCACACCCAGGGTGTTCTGCACCGATTGCGGGTCGAGTTCCGTCACCGACAGCGCTTCCAACGCGCGGCACCAGTCGATCGTTTCGGCGATGCCGGGTGCCTTGAACAGATCCATACCGCGCAGCCGATGCACGAAATCGACGGCACGCCGTTGCAATTCCGCCGACGTTTGCGGCGCACGCGCGGCGACGATTTCCAGTTCACGATCGCGCTCGGGATAGCCGATCCATTGATACAGGCATCGGCGTTTCAATGCGTCGTGTACTTCGCGCGTCCGGTTCGACGTCATCACGACGAGCGGCGGCTGCTCCGCGCGCACCGTGCCGTATTCGGGAATCGATACCTGGAAGTCCGAAAGCAGTTCCAGCAGAAAGGCTTCGAACGGTTCGTCGGCGCGGTCGATTTCGTCGATCAGCAGCACGCGGCGCGCGTCCGGATGATTTTCGTCGGGCATCAGCGCTTGCAGCAGCGGACGCTTCAGCAGAAATTCGCTGCGATACAGCGTGTCGTTGCCCGGCCGTTCGCCGGCGGCTTCGGCCAGACGCAGCGCCATGATCTGGCGCGGATAGTCCCATTCGTAGAGCGCGCTGGCGGTGTCGAGTCCTTCGTAGCATTGCAGCCGCAGCATCGAGGTGCCGAGCATCCCCGCCGCGGCTTTGGCGAGTTCGGTCTTGCCGACACCCGGCTCGCCTTCGACGAACAACGGCCGCTCCATGCGCAGTGCGAGATACAACGCGGTCGCGAGTTCGCGGCTGGCGAAGTAGTCCTGGGCTGCGAGTTGCGCGAGGGTGTCGTCGATTGAAGCAGGCTGCATGGTGTTCCTGAATCTGCACGATGAAACGGGTTACGCGCGGGGCAGCGCGGCCGCGGCGCGGCGGCGACGGACTGCGCGGGCCGGGAACGCGGCTGACGTGCCATGCCGGGGCACGTCACGTCAGCCGCCAACCGCAGGGATCGCTAACCGTTCGCCTTCGTCACCGCTCGTGCGGTCAGCACCGGAATCAGATGCGCGCGATATTCAGCGCTCGCGTGCATGTCGGTGTTCAGGTCGGTGTCGGATACGGTCGCCGCTCGCGCAGCCTCGGGCGTGAAATTCGCCGATAGCGCGCTTTCCAGTTCCGGCGCGCGAAAAACCGAAGCCGCCGCGCCCGTCACCGCGACGCGCACGCCGCTCGCGAACTTCGCGACGAACACGCCGACCAGCGCAAAGTGCGAAGCCGGATTCTCGAATTTCACGTACGCCGCGCGTTCGGGCACCGGAAACTCGACGGCCACGATCAACTCGTCGGGCGCCAACGCGGTCTCATACATGCCGACGAAGAAATCGCTCGACGAAATCCGTCGCCGATCGGTGACGATGGTCGCGTCGAGCGCCATCGCCGCGGCCGGATAGCAGGCAGCTGGATCGTTGTTCGCGAGCGAGCCGCCGATGGTGCCGAGCGCGCGCACCTGGCGATCGCCGATGTGCCCGGCGAGGTCTGCAAGCGCCGGCAGCACACGCCGAAGTTGGGCGTGATCAGCGACGTCCGCGTGACAGACGGCGGCGCCGACTGTCACCTTGCCGGCATCGACGGCGATCGATTTAAGCGCCGGAATCCGCGTCACGTCGATCAGTTGCGAGGGCTGCGCGAGACGCAGGCGCATGGTCGGCAGCAGGCTTTGCCCGCCGGCAAGAAACTTCGCTTCGCTGTCGGCGGCGATGGCTGCGGCGGCCGCTTGCGGATCCGTCGCGCGTTGATACTCGAATGAATACATGTCGAATGCTCCGCTCAGGATCTCAGTGGGGTTGCTTGGCCGCGTGGATCGCGGACCACACGCGATGCGGCGTCGCCGGCATTTGCAGGTCGGTCACGCCGAGCGGCGCGAGCGCGTCGAGGATCGCGTTGATGACCGCCGGTGGCGAACCGATCGCACCCGCCTCGCCGCAGCCTTTCACGCCGAGCGGGTTGTGCGTGCACGGTGTGCCCTTCACGGTTTCGACGGTGAAGTTCGGCAGATCGGACGCATGCGGCATCGCGTAGTCCATGTAGGAGCCGGACAACAACTGGCCGCTCTCGTTGTCGTACACGCAGCGCTCCAGCATGGCCTGCCCGATGCCCTGAGCGAGCCCGCCGTGCACCTGGCCTTCGACGATCATTGGATTGATCACGTTGCCGAAATCGTCGACCGCGGTGAACTGCTGGATGCGGCACACGCCCGTCTCCGGATCGACCTCGATTTCGCAGACGTACGAGCCCGAGGGATACGTGAAGTTGCTCGGATCGTAGAACGCGGACTCATCGAGACCCGGTTCGAGCACGTCGAGCGGATAGTTGTGCGGCACGTAAGCGGCGAGCGAGATGTCGGCGAATGCTTTGGTGCGATCGGTGCCTACGACGCGGAACACGCCGTCCTTGAACTCGATGTCTTCCGCTGCGGCCTCGAGCAGATGCGCGGCGATTTTCTTCGCCTTGGTTTCGATCTTGTCGAGCGCCTTCATGATCGCCGAGCCGCCGACCGCGATCGAGCGCGAGCCGTACGTGCCCATGCCGAACGGAATGCGGCCAGTGTCGCCGTGAACGACCTCCACGCTTTCCAGCGCAATGCCAAGCCGGTCCGCGACGACCTGCGCGAAGGTCGTCTCATGCCCCTGGCCGTGGCTGTGGGAGCCGGTGAACACGGTGACCGAACCCGTCGGATGCACGCGAATCTGGCCGACTTCGAAGAGCCCGGCTCGTGCGCCCAATGCTCCGGCGATGTTCGACGGCGCCAAACCACAGGCTTCGATGTAGCAGGAGTAGCCGAGGCCGCGCAGCTTGCCGTTCTTTTCGGATTCCTGCCTGCGCGCGGCGAACCCTTTTACGTCGGAGAGTTCGAGCGCACGGTCAAGCGTGGCGTCGTAATCGCCGGTATCGTAGGTGAGGCCGACCGGCGTCGCGTACGGAAACGCGCGGATGAAATTGCGGCGGCGGATTTCGGCGGGATCGAGATTCATCTCACGTGCTGCGGTTTCGACCAGACGCTCGACCACGTACGTCGCTTCCGGACGGCCTGCGCCACGATAGGCATCGACCGGTACGGTGTTGGTGAAGACCGCTTTCACTTCGGCGTAGATGGCGGGCGTCGCGTATTGGCCGGCGAGCAGCGTCGCATACAGGATGGTCGGCACGCTCGACGCGAAGGTGGATAGATACGCGCCCATGTTGGCGATCGTATGAATGCGCATCGCGAGGAACTTGCCGTCGGCGTCCATGGCCAGTTCGGCTTTGGTCACGTGATCGCGGCCGTGCGCGTCGGACACGAAAGCTTCCGAGCGCTCCGCTGTCCATTTGATCGGGCGGCGAATCTTCTTTGAAGCCCACGTCAGCGCGACATCTTCGGCGTACAGGAAAATCTTCGACCCGAAGCCGCCGCCGACATCCGGCGCGATGACGCGCAGTTTCGATTCTGGCAGCGACAGCACGAACGCGGCCATCAACAGGCGTTCCACGTGTGGATTCTGGTTCGCGACGTAGAGCGTGTAGCTGTCGTCCTGCACCGAGTAGCTCGCGTTGACCGCGCGCGGTTCGATTGCATTCGGGATCAGGCGATTGTTGACGATGTCGAGCGTGGTGACGTGCGCGGCTTTGGCGAAGGCGGCGTCGGTCGCGGCTTTGTCGCCGTGGCCCCAGTTGTAGCAGACGTTGTCCGGCACCTCGTCGTGCACCGCGGCTTGGCCCGGATCGGCCGCGTGCGCGGTGTCGACCACGGCCGGCAGCACGTCGTAATCGACTTCGATCAGTTCGGCCGCGTCTTTCGCGGCCTTGATTGAGCCGGCGATGACGAGCGCGACCTGATCGCCGACGTGGCGCGCTTTCGTGTGCGCGATGATCGGATGGGGCGGCTCGTTCATCGGCTTGCCGTCGGTGCTGTGGATCAGCCAGCCGCACGGCAGTCCGCCGACGTTGTCCGCGGCCATGTCCGCGCCGGTGAAGATCGCGACGACGCCGGGCGATTTTTTCGCAGCGGTGGTGTCGATGCTTTTGATCCTTGCGTGCGCGTACGGCGAGCGCAGGAACACCGCGTAGGTTTGCTGCGGCAGGACGATGTCGTCGGTGTACTGACCGTTGCCGGTGAGGAAACGATAGTCTTCCTTACGTTCGACGGAAGCGCCGATGAGGTGGGTGTCGGGTGCGTTCATCGTCGGCTCCTCAGGCGGTGGCTGGCGCAGTGGCCACGGCGCTGGCCGTGCCGGCGGACTTCATGCCTTCGGCGCCTTCGAGCACTGCTTTGACGATGTTGTGATAGCCCGTACAGCGGCAGAGATTGCCGTCGAGCTGGGCGCGCACGTCGTCGCCGGTGAGATTGGGCTGGCGCTCGACGAGCGAGACCGCGCTCATCACCATGCCAGGCGTACAGAAACCGCACTGCAGGCCGTGGCAGTGTTTGAAGGCGGCTTGCATCGGGTGGAGGGCGCCGTCTTTGGCGAGTCCTTCGATGGTGGTGATGTCGGCGCCTTCGGCCTGGACTGCGAGGATGTTGCAGGATTTGATTGCGCGGCCGTTCAGGTGGACCGTGCATGCGCCGCACTGGGCGGTGTCGCAGCCGATGTGCGTTCCCGTGAGGCGAAGTTGATCGCGCAGGAACTGGACAAGCAGGGTGTTAGGGTCGATTGAGGCGCTGATGGGCGCGCCGTTCACCGTCAGACTGATGCTGATCGCCATGAAGTTGTCTCCTTATGGGGTGAAACCGGACCTTTGTTTTTCCTGCCTTCAGCTGCCTGTTCGTGGGGTCCGATGAGGGGGCTGCGGGTTTGTCGCTTTTGCGGTGCTTTTTTATGGGGCTGCCGAAAAGTAAAGCACAAATTGCGTGGGCGCGCTATTGGGTTGTCTGCCTGCTCGGCGGTTGTTTGGCTTGTTTGCCTGTGCGGCGGTTGGTTTTTTGTAGGCCTACGGCGTTGGGCTTGGGTTGATTTGTTTGCCTGCGTGGCGCTTTGTCTATTTGCCTGCGGCGTTGGCCTTTCCTTGAATTGATATTGGTTTATTAGCGTCGCCCCTGTGCGGGGCAGGCACTTACTTCTCTTTGCCGCCGCAAAGAGAAGTAAGCAAGAGAAAGCGGCTCAAACCGCCAATGCTAAGCGGGGGCCGTGGTTCGCACAGGGTAGTGGTGCATATGGAATCAGTGTTCTCGCACATTCAGCGTTAGTGACAAGGGCGTCATACTTCCAGCGGCGCTGCGCGCGCCCAAGAGTACTTCACAAAACCCCCCCCTACGTTTTGACGCTCATGCCTCGCCAACGGGGCGTGGCCCGTCATCGCTCCGCCATCACCACCCCGATTCCGATTGGAACGGCAAGGGCAACGGCAACGGCAACGGCAACGGCAACGACAACGACAGGGGCAACGGCAGGGGCAGGGGCAGGGGCAGGGGCAGGGGCAGGGGCAACGGCAGGGGCGGTGATTCAGCACACCGACATATCATTTGAAGTGGGGGTTCCCGGGTGAGTGCAGAGGCGCGTCGCCGAGGCGAAGCCGATGGTCCGTACGGACGTCAACCGAAGCCTGTGGTTTCCCATGCAGGCCCGTCCGCGACGCACTTAGTGCGGAGTGGGAGCTGATGACTCCTTTGTCACTAACGCTGAATGTGCGAGAACACTGATTCCAGATGTGCCACTACGCTGTGCGAACCACGGCCCCCGCTTAGCATTGGCGGTTTGAGCCGCTTTCTCTTGCTTACTTCTCTTTGCGGCGGCAAAGAGAAGTAAGTGCTGCCCCGCACAGGGGCGACGCTAATAAACCAATATCAATTCAAGGAAAGGCACCAAAGCCAGAAGAACAGACAAAAAGCGCCGAGCAGGCAAAAAAACCAAAACCTTTATTTCGCCAACCTGGAATGCCGCCGCGAATAGCCAAAATAAATAACCATCCCAATGAGCAACCAGACAACAAACGCCACCCAGGTGACAGCCTGAAGATTAATCATCAAAAACAGACAAGAGGCGACCGCCAACACCGGCACCACCGGCACACCAGGGCACCGAAACGCCCGCGGCAACTCAGGATGCGTCTTGCGCAAAACCAGAACCGCAATCGACACCATCGAAAACGCGGCCAACGTGCCGATATTGATCAGCTCAGCCAGCACATTCAACGGCACCAGCGCGCCAATCAGCCCGAAGAAAATCCCCACAAGCCACGTCGTAAAGAACGGCGTAGCAAACTTCGGATGCACACGAGAAAGCCGGGCAGGCAACAAACCATCCCGCGACATCGCGAAGATCACGCGCGTCTGGCCATAAGCCATCACCAGAATCACCGTCAGCATGCCCAGCACAGCGCCCAGGTCGATAAAACCCGCAACCCACTTCTGACCCGCTACCTGCAACGCATATGACACCGGATGCGAAATGTTCGCGAACTGCGCCGACGGCACGATACCGGTGACCACAGCCGCCACAGCAACGTACAGCACCGCGCATACGCCCAGCGATGCAATGATCCCAATCGGTAGATCGCGCTTCGGATTCTTCACTTCTTCCGCAGCGGAAGACACCGAATCGAAGCCGATGAACGCAAAGAACATCACCGCCGCCGCGCCAAACACGCCGTTCCAGCCGTTCGGCATGAACGGATGCCAGTTCGCCGGCGTCACGTGGAAGACGCCCACGCCGATCACCAGCAGCACCACGACCACCTTGATCGCCACCATGATGTTGTTGATCCGCGCGGATTCACGCACGCCAAGCGACAACAGCGCCGTGATCGCCATCATCACGAGGAAAGCGGGCAGGTTGAACCATGTCTCGTGACCCGGCAAGGCGCCCGGCGCCGCCGTCAGCGCAACCGGCAGGCTGACGCCGAAGCCCGACAGCAGCGATTGCAGATAGCCCGACCAGCCGACCGACACCGCTGACGTCGCCAGCCCATATTCGAGCATCAAGTCCCAGCCGATGATCCACGCGGCCAGTTCGCCAAGCGTCGCGTACGAATACGTGTAAATGGATCCGGCAACCGGAATCGTCGACGCGAACTCGGCATAGGCGAGCGCGGCGAACCCGCAGGCAATCGCCGCGATCAGGAACGACACCATCAGCGCCGGGCCCGCCTGGACGGCGCCCGTGCCGGTTAGCACGAAAATGCCGGTGCCGATAATGGCGCCGACGCCGAGGAAAGTCAGATCGAGCGCGCCGAGCGCTTTCTTCAAGCCGGCGTTCTGGGCGCTCGCAGCGATCATGTGCTCGACGCTCTTCTTGCGGAACAGGGACATTGGCGGTGGGTCTCCAGTGGTGCACGCATCTTGCGCGCCGAATGTCGGGGAAACCCGCGATTTTAACGGATGCGCGCTTCCGCACCATTTTGGGACGGTGTTTGCCGGCCGTGCAGCGATCGCAGACCGATGTCAGCCGGCCATCGCTGGATTCAGATCGACGAGACGGTTGCTCATTACATAGAAGGTCAGCTCGGCGTTATTGCGCAGCTTCATTTTCTCGAGTAGCCGGGTGCGATACACGCTGACCGTCTTCACCGATAGAGATAGCGCCATGGCGATGTCCGT is a window of Paraburkholderia phytofirmans OLGA172 DNA encoding:
- a CDS encoding AAA family ATPase; the encoded protein is MQPASIDDTLAQLAAQDYFASRELATALYLALRMERPLFVEGEPGVGKTELAKAAAGMLGTSMLRLQCYEGLDTASALYEWDYPRQIMALRLAEAAGERPGNDTLYRSEFLLKRPLLQALMPDENHPDARRVLLIDEIDRADEPFEAFLLELLSDFQVSIPEYGTVRAEQPPLVVMTSNRTREVHDALKRRCLYQWIGYPERDRELEIVAARAPQTSAELQRRAVDFVHRLRGMDLFKAPGIAETIDWCRALEALSVTELDPQSVQNTLGVLLKYQDDLARVDAAQIAQCLAVRE
- a CDS encoding FAD binding domain-containing protein, with product MYSFEYQRATDPQAAAAAIAADSEAKFLAGGQSLLPTMRLRLAQPSQLIDVTRIPALKSIAVDAGKVTVGAAVCHADVADHAQLRRVLPALADLAGHIGDRQVRALGTIGGSLANNDPAACYPAAAMALDATIVTDRRRISSSDFFVGMYETALAPDELIVAVEFPVPERAAYVKFENPASHFALVGVFVAKFASGVRVAVTGAAASVFRAPELESALSANFTPEAARAATVSDTDLNTDMHASAEYRAHLIPVLTARAVTKANG
- a CDS encoding amino acid permease, whose amino-acid sequence is MSLFRKKSVEHMIAASAQNAGLKKALGALDLTFLGVGAIIGTGIFVLTGTGAVQAGPALMVSFLIAAIACGFAALAYAEFASTIPVAGSIYTYSYATLGELAAWIIGWDLMLEYGLATSAVSVGWSGYLQSLLSGFGVSLPVALTAAPGALPGHETWFNLPAFLVMMAITALLSLGVRESARINNIMVAIKVVVVLLVIGVGVFHVTPANWHPFMPNGWNGVFGAAAVMFFAFIGFDSVSSAAEEVKNPKRDLPIGIIASLGVCAVLYVAVAAVVTGIVPSAQFANISHPVSYALQVAGQKWVAGFIDLGAVLGMLTVILVMAYGQTRVIFAMSRDGLLPARLSRVHPKFATPFFTTWLVGIFFGLIGALVPLNVLAELINIGTLAAFSMVSIAVLVLRKTHPELPRAFRCPGVPVVPVLAVASCLFLMINLQAVTWVAFVVWLLIGMVIYFGYSRRHSRLAK
- a CDS encoding (2Fe-2S)-binding protein, which produces MAISISLTVNGAPISASIDPNTLLVQFLRDQLRLTGTHIGCDTAQCGACTVHLNGRAIKSCNILAVQAEGADITTIEGLAKDGALHPMQAAFKHCHGLQCGFCTPGMVMSAVSLVERQPNLTGDDVRAQLDGNLCRCTGYHNIVKAVLEGAEGMKSAGTASAVATAPATA
- a CDS encoding xanthine dehydrogenase family protein molybdopterin-binding subunit; its protein translation is MNAPDTHLIGASVERKEDYRFLTGNGQYTDDIVLPQQTYAVFLRSPYAHARIKSIDTTAAKKSPGVVAIFTGADMAADNVGGLPCGWLIHSTDGKPMNEPPHPIIAHTKARHVGDQVALVIAGSIKAAKDAAELIEVDYDVLPAVVDTAHAADPGQAAVHDEVPDNVCYNWGHGDKAATDAAFAKAAHVTTLDIVNNRLIPNAIEPRAVNASYSVQDDSYTLYVANQNPHVERLLMAAFVLSLPESKLRVIAPDVGGGFGSKIFLYAEDVALTWASKKIRRPIKWTAERSEAFVSDAHGRDHVTKAELAMDADGKFLAMRIHTIANMGAYLSTFASSVPTILYATLLAGQYATPAIYAEVKAVFTNTVPVDAYRGAGRPEATYVVERLVETAAREMNLDPAEIRRRNFIRAFPYATPVGLTYDTGDYDATLDRALELSDVKGFAARRQESEKNGKLRGLGYSCYIEACGLAPSNIAGALGARAGLFEVGQIRVHPTGSVTVFTGSHSHGQGHETTFAQVVADRLGIALESVEVVHGDTGRIPFGMGTYGSRSIAVGGSAIMKALDKIETKAKKIAAHLLEAAAEDIEFKDGVFRVVGTDRTKAFADISLAAYVPHNYPLDVLEPGLDESAFYDPSNFTYPSGSYVCEIEVDPETGVCRIQQFTAVDDFGNVINPMIVEGQVHGGLAQGIGQAMLERCVYDNESGQLLSGSYMDYAMPHASDLPNFTVETVKGTPCTHNPLGVKGCGEAGAIGSPPAVINAILDALAPLGVTDLQMPATPHRVWSAIHAAKQPH
- a CDS encoding vWA domain-containing protein, yielding MNAAIDRSAAQADTPTLARNVVHFVRVLRGAGLPMSPAQAVDALAALHWIDLGRRDDVRAALATLLVCAPDERDLFNAAFDLFWRDPDWEGKLRALLLPKVRDGLPPPKRNNRLADALAVRTPPSPHRKAPQETEQHELHAHVTFSAEERLRHRDFDTLSADEWRTLRHLIRGQRLPLATEPTRRLKAASHGTHADLRASARHAVRAGGDWTVWKYRAVAERKPPLVLLLDISGSMSNYSRAVLYFCHALLQSRERLQVFLFGTRLTNATRALRERDPDVAIATLTDQVVDWSGGTRIGAALAEFNRRWARRVLTGRATVLLVTDGLDHEAIEVLDTEMARLRRFAHRIVWLNPLLRFSGFSPKARGVQAILPYVDAHRPVHNLDSLAAFGRDLAQLTRAPRVTLSATTTAGATPWN